The following are encoded together in the Bacillota bacterium genome:
- a CDS encoding sugar ABC transporter substrate-binding protein encodes MKNSRIFNGFTRIRVLAITCLLATTILGIIGFYTAEAAPKAQITWLCPGDFTVQKAHQKIVDEFNKRFPDIRVNYQHVTVGADYMPKLQTMIAGGSAPDIFQIDPWYFAGLVRKGGLSNLQPYADKTKGFDEGDFFPNSLAGFKYKGDIYGIPREGGPSLLAFNKDLFKAAGLKPPTDSWTWTDLLNAARKLTKRDASGRVTQYGFQWGHWAEWVWSNGGDILSHDNKECVLDQAPAVEALQWLADLIHKEKVAPPVEALTEQNPIEMFMMGRLATLVTVRSFWYRLKDVRFEWGMELLPKGKAGRVPVLNANALCVSSSSKHPEAAWTFINWALGVDGWNIRFEAAQQAGVPQRLSVTASEGYLSNGNPWLSRVTNQKIVKGVYEARFLPLIPAWSEIERTITPELDLLWSGKATAKEAVSRIKPAVDAILKKQ; translated from the coding sequence ATGAAGAATTCAAGAATTTTCAATGGGTTTACGAGAATACGTGTATTGGCCATCACCTGTCTACTTGCGACAACGATCTTGGGCATTATAGGTTTTTATACAGCTGAAGCCGCGCCAAAGGCCCAGATAACCTGGCTATGTCCGGGTGACTTCACTGTGCAAAAGGCCCACCAGAAGATTGTGGATGAATTTAATAAGCGCTTCCCGGATATTAGGGTGAACTACCAGCATGTCACTGTAGGGGCAGATTATATGCCAAAGCTACAGACTATGATAGCCGGTGGTTCTGCTCCAGATATATTTCAGATAGATCCTTGGTACTTTGCAGGTCTGGTAAGAAAAGGAGGTCTCTCAAACCTTCAACCATATGCGGACAAGACAAAAGGATTCGATGAGGGAGATTTCTTCCCCAATTCTCTCGCCGGATTCAAATATAAAGGTGATATCTATGGGATTCCCAGAGAGGGTGGTCCAAGTCTCCTTGCATTCAACAAAGATCTCTTTAAGGCAGCCGGCTTGAAACCTCCTACAGATAGCTGGACCTGGACTGATCTTCTGAATGCCGCGAGAAAGCTCACAAAACGTGATGCCTCCGGGCGCGTTACCCAATATGGGTTCCAGTGGGGACATTGGGCTGAGTGGGTATGGTCAAATGGGGGCGACATTCTTAGCCATGATAATAAAGAATGCGTTCTCGATCAGGCGCCTGCGGTAGAAGCTCTCCAGTGGCTCGCCGACCTGATCCATAAGGAAAAGGTGGCGCCTCCGGTTGAGGCTCTAACTGAACAGAATCCCATTGAGATGTTTATGATGGGCAGGCTCGCTACCCTTGTTACTGTGCGCTCCTTCTGGTACCGGTTAAAGGATGTGAGGTTTGAGTGGGGTATGGAGCTTTTGCCTAAGGGTAAGGCTGGCAGGGTCCCCGTGCTCAACGCCAACGCCCTCTGTGTTTCCTCTTCATCTAAACATCCCGAGGCAGCCTGGACTTTCATCAACTGGGCCCTTGGCGTAGATGGGTGGAATATAAGGTTCGAGGCCGCTCAACAAGCAGGAGTTCCTCAGCGATTATCTGTGACGGCTTCTGAAGGATATTTAAGTAATGGCAATCCGTGGCTCTCGCGTGTAACTAATCAAAAGATAGTAAAGGGCGTCTATGAAGCCAGATTCTTGCCTCTGATCCCGGCATGGTCCGAGATAGAGCGGACGATTACACCTGAACTTGATCTTCTCTGGAGCGGGAAGGCGACAGCGAAAGAGGCCGTCTCCCGGATAAAGCCTGCCGTCGACGCTATCTTGAAGAAACAATAG